In one Heteronotia binoei isolate CCM8104 ecotype False Entrance Well chromosome 1, APGP_CSIRO_Hbin_v1, whole genome shotgun sequence genomic region, the following are encoded:
- the SRP9 gene encoding signal recognition particle 9 kDa protein, with the protein MPHYQTWEEFTRAAEKLYLSDPMKVRVVLKYRHCDGNLCIKVTDDAVCLLYRTDQAQDVKKIEKFHSQLMRLMVARESRSVAMEMD; encoded by the exons ATGCCGCATTATCAGACCTGGGAGGAATTCACTCGCGCAGCCGAGAAGCTGTACTTGTCTGATCCTATGAAG GTGCGAGTGGTACTCAAATACCGGCACTGTGATGGAAATCTTTGCATCAAAGTGACAGATGATGCAGTT TGTCTTCTCTATAGGACAGACCAGGCTCAAGATGTAAAGAAGATTGAGAAATTCCACAGTCAACTAATGCGACTCATGGTAGCCAGAGAATCCCGCAGTGTTGCCATGGAGATGGACTGA